A single genomic interval of Daucus carota subsp. sativus chromosome 1, DH1 v3.0, whole genome shotgun sequence harbors:
- the LOC108221327 gene encoding RNA polymerase II C-terminal domain phosphatase-like 4, which produces MGNQEISPDVTLRDLCNQVAVYSALRAQISHQVAAEIGRDELIRRINLQNLRNREKLCLVLDLDQTLLHTKPLHKLSPEEITGLCNYTRKKNLRRWKATGVKYLTKLRPYGRKFLREASKLFDMYVYTNGSRDYARIMVGFLDPHGVYFGSRIISKEDSTIKGQKGLEVVPVHKSGVLECMGKRSK; this is translated from the coding sequence ATGGGAAATCAAGAAATCTCACCTGATGTTACATTACGAGATTTATGTAACCAAGTTGCTGTCTATAGTGCACTGCGCGCTCAAATTTCCCACCAGGTTGCAGCAGAGATCGGCAGGGATGAATTGATTCGACGAATTAATTTGCAGAACTTACGAAATCGAGAAAAGCTCTGTTTGGTTTTGGACTTGGACCAGACTCTTCTTCATACCAAACCTCTACACAAACTTTCCCCCGAAGAAATAACTGGTTTGTGTAATTACACTCGAAAGAAAAATTTGCGCAGATGGAAAGCCACGGGCGTTAAGTATTTGACAAAGTTAAGGCCTTATGGGAGGAAATTCTTGCGAGAGGCAAGTAAGTTGTTTGATATGTATGTGTACACGAATGGATCACGCGATTATGCTAGGATCATGGTTGGCTTTCTTGACCCTCACGGTGTTTACTTCGGCTCAAGAATTATATCCAAGGAGGATTCTACTATAAAAGGCCAAAAGGGACTTGAAGTTGTGCCTGTTCATAAAAGTGGAGTTCTTGAATGTATGGGCAAGAGATCGAAGTAA